CACAGCATCAGTGCTCTGATGTGCAAGGGCTTTGCAGAGAAACTGATGGGTGGTGTGATTTGAACAGCTGAAAACACTAGAAATGGAAATGGACAACCCCAGATACTAGGGACTGAATGTGTCCCCCCAACATTCATATGTGAAATCCTAACCCCAAGGTGATAGTAGTAGAAGGTGCGCCCTTtgaaaggtgattaggtcatgaaggcggAGGGAGACCTCTCACCCCTCTGCCACATGAGGTGATACTGGGAAGATgggaccctcaccagatgccaaatCTGCCAGGGCCTTGAACTTGGcctttccagccttcagaactgtgagaaagattTGTTTCTAAGCTATCCACTTTGTGATATTTTCACATCAAAAAGGGACTAAGACACCAAGTTTATCagacttttatttgtttgtttgtttgagacagggtcttactctatcaccaggctggagtgcagtggcacgatcatggtccactgcaggcttgaactcgTGGACTTAAGTGAGccccccagctcagcctcctgaatagcttggactagaggcacacatcaccacacccagctaattttattttttgtagagacagggtctcggttgcccaggctggtctcgaacacttggcctcaagctattctctggcctcagcctcccaaagtgctgggattacaggcttgagccaccgtacccaacAAGAGACTTTAAAAGCCTTTTGGGAAGGTAAAAGTAGAGCAAACTCTAGTATTTGGAAGCAGGAATACCTGCAATTACACTCCCACCTGCCTCTTAGTAGGTCATGTGGAAGTAGATGTGATTTCATAAGAATCTTATAGAACATTGTGTGTCCAACACCTGGAAAATGGCCCATCAGTTAAggatgacttctttctttttcttgcctgctgTAGACAGTATTCTTTACATGGAACCTgccttagaatttaaaaattaaagaggacagAAAATCATCTAACTTCCAAAGATGATTATGAAGAATATAAGCAAGAAAATAAGATGAGCCTAGAATTTAAAAGTATAGAATTTATTAGGtactgaatataaaaataaaccatcTAAATAGGGGCCCAGAGAACTTCCTTTATTTCTCTAGGTGTCTCTAGGTCTTTCTACCCCAACCCCAATAAAAACATGTTGCATATATAATGGATAGCAAAGACTAAAAAGATGGAAAGCTTCCAAAGACAGCAGACACTCAGCTTAAGGAGGGTGATGACCGGGTCAGATGAGATCTTCCTGGAGGAGCCCACCATTTTCTCCATCACAACACTGACAAAAAGATACCCTGGCCTTCTGGACCAGAGGCTGACATGAGTGGGTCCCTGAGCAAGTGACGGGCTGGAACTGCTGGTTGGGAGGCAGACGGCCTACTCCCTCATTGCATCCTCCAACTGCTTCACTATCAAAGCCTCCTTCTGCTCCTGCAGCACGTCACAGAACCGACGCATGGCTAGAGGGTCCAAATGGGGACAGAGAGAAATAGTGATTTAGTGGGTTTGCAGGTGGGTCCTAGACAGATCCAGGTCATGGTCAACCATAAAAGCCTCTCATTCAGGGATCCTGAACTTCACCCCTCCCATCTTTGGGATGGGTTTCCAAGTCTACATGTTACATCCCTGATTTCTTTTTGAATATCATTGTTATGTCAGCCTGCGAGACATCTCAATATCTCATATCAAAGCCTGTACTCTGGGGCTTATGGCCTTGGCCTCATTAGGATTTCTATTTGCCTCTAGTGTCTCTGCACTCAGCCTATCTTCTGTGCTAGCTCAAAAGAATTCTGCAACAAAACCCTTCATGAAAATGAACGATTCACTGCTATATTCCCAGCAGGTAGAACAGCATCTGGCATGTAGTGGAatgcaataaataaatgttcacacGAATGTCCTATTCTCTATAACCTCAGAGAAGAATCTAAACTCTCTAGTATGGCATACAGGGACTTCCATGGTCACCTGCCTATCCATCTCACTAGCCTGGCAGCCCCACAAGGGCAGAgtactactttttttgtttttgtttgtttgtttgtttgtgtttttttttgaaatggagtctcactctgtcgcccaggctggagtgcagtggtgcaatctcagcttactgcaacctctacctcccacgttcaagcaattctcctgcctcagcacccccgagtagctgggactacaggcgcacaccaccatgcctggctaattttttgtatttttagtagagatggggtttcaccatgctggccaggctggtctcgaactcctgacctcatgatttgcctgcctcggcctcccaaagtgctgggattacaggcataagacactgtgcccggcctcagaaTAGTACTCTTTAGCTTGTTGTCCCAATGCCTCACTCAATGGCAGTCACAGAACAGATACCCCAAATGGGTAATGAATGGATAGGTGCTTGCGGTACATATCAGTTCTTGTTTGCAAAAGCACTTAACTAAAGATAGACATGGAAACAGTGAATAAAGGGCTAGATCTATAGGATGTTTAAGGATGGGGAGAAGATTGAGATATTAAGTTGATGGGGCATCTTTAAAGGATTGGGAGGTCAGCTCCACTCACCCAATTTTAGCCGGGGGAGCTCATCTGCAAAGATGAGGCAGAACCAGCCTGGCTCCTTACACATGTAGGCTTTGCCACGGGATAACAACAGCTTGTTGTCCAGGAAGCGGCAATAGAGGAGCCGTTCTTCTTCAAATGTACAGGGATCCAGGTACTAGGGAGGGCACAGGAACAGAGCTGAGCCCAAGACCCAGCGGGCAGGTCTGCCCAAGAACACCTATCCTGATTCCCAGAACACACCTTTTTCAAGTTGATCCAGACATAGAGGCCAGAGCTGCTGTTGTGAAAGGGGATCTCCAATGCCTTCAGCTTGGCAGTGATGTACTTGTGAGCTTCCTGGAGCCGGTAGCAATTGGTGGGTAGGTACACTTTGTCAATCCATTCTGGATGGGTAGAGGAAAAACATTGTCATAGATACTACTACAGAAATCTACCGAGAGTTCCTTCCCAAATGCTCCCTTCCTGGGCTTCATGcaagtttgttgtttttgttttgtttgtttaaaaacaaaaacaaacaaacaaaaaaaccagagtcgccctctgtcacccaggctagaatgcaatggcacaatctcggcacactgcaatctccacctccttggctcaagcgattctcatgtctcagcctcccaagtaactgagactacaggcgtatgccaccacacccagctaatttttgtatttttagtagagatggcgtttcaccatgttggccaggctggtctcaaactcctggcctcaagtgatccatctaccttggccttccaaagtgctgggattttaggtgttaACCACTGCACCCCGCAAGCTATTTAAGACTAACTCTAGCATATTTGAGCTAATGGTGTCCACACCCAATACACCCACCTCTTATCTAAGACTCTGGTAAAGACACTGGGCTTCTCAAAGGTCTAGTAGGAAAGTTCTCTGAGTTCACAGCCCTGAGGCAAGGAGTCAATCCCCTAATAGGGGTTGATGCTGCTGTTGTTAACTGGGCAAGCAGCAGGGACTCACAGCTCCTACCACCCGAATTTGAGTCTCATACAATGGAGTTGAAGGAATATATGTGTGCCCGGGGATGCTCTTGGCCAATCGCCCTCAGCATTCATAGAACAGAACCACTTGGGGAACTATTAGAAGCCCTGATGCTCAGACTATATATCTGATATAGCTCAGGCTATATCAGGATCTTTGAAGATGGAACACACATGTCAGTATTTAAGCTCCCTGGGAAACTCCCATGTCCATCCAAGATTGAGGGCCAGCGTTCAAGGGGCTGGGATCTGGTTTCTGCCAAGTATCAAAGGTCTTGATATCTATGGAAGCATTCTGCTGGATTTCTCCTGTCTACCTCTCTCCCGTCCCAGACCTGAAAGCAAATTGTTTTCTAAACCAGCAAATATAATGATATTCGTTTGTTTCATTATATCCCAGCTATGAATTAAAACTTCCAGCTTCGTATCTGTTCTATTACAGGGAAGTAAAGAAAGTGAGTCGCTAAGCCTGGGCCATGGCTTTAAAGGGGAAAGTCCCTTCTGAGACCAGCATTCACTTGAGATCCAAATGAGGGGACGATGAATCCAGGTGCCACAGGCCTAGCCACACCAACTTGCCCAAATGGCAGCTCTCCTTTGGTCACCTCGGAAGATGAGATTATGTTGTATTAGAAGAGtcagtgtgtttgttttgtttctggttttataATCTTTGTCTAAAGCAAACCGTTTTGGGGACGGAAAATCTATATTCACATAAAGATTAATTTCTGAAGTTCCTACCTTTACAACTTAGAGTAGGATTAGCCATCCCACCTCTAGGCAGAACACAAGCTACCAGACATCCAGAAATTAAGCTCAtcctgtggttttttgtttttgttttctgagacagagtttcactttctaccgagactggagtgcaatggcgcaatctcagctcactgcgacctctgcctcctgcattcaagagaatctcctgcctcagcccccaaagtagctgggattacaggcgtgcgccaccccgcctggctaattttgcatttttagtagagaccgggttttaccttgttggccaggctggtctcaaactcccgacctcaagtgatctgcccacctcggcctcccaaagtgctgggattacacacgtgagccaccacacctggccttgtccTGTGTTTTAAAACAGCACCTCCATCTTCTGTCTATACCCTGCTGTGTTATCTGCCCTATCTTGCCCTCCTTCAAACTTCACGTCTTACGACAGTTAAATCTGAGACAGCACATAGGGTCTCAGTATATTAAGGGCACATCAGAGACCCAAGCAAATCCAAGAATTCCCCATGGCCATGACATCCAGCCAACATGCTGGCCTGTGCTAGAGCTCAGTACCTGTGTTCTGGAGCAGTTGACATAGCTTGTGCTGTGCGATGCCAGAGATACTGTGGAGGTAGCCAAAGGCACTCACAGCAGAGACCACCTCCTTGTTGTGGGTATACAGAGCACCAAAGCGGAAGCCAGAGATGCCAAAATCCTAGAGGAAGAAAAGTAGGAACAGGAACAAATGTTTTGTCTGCCTTCTATTCCTggttcctcctccttccctagcCAAGGAGAGAAAGCAATGGCTCACCTTACTGGTACCCCAGATCACATGGGTCCTGTTGCGATCAGGcaaactgaagaagaaatagaaaaaaataattaaggcTACAGAGAAAtagttgatgaatatttggggTATACGAGGGGAAAGTGGACTTGAGGTTCTTCCTAGACAGCAGGGCCTATAGGGCCCAACGTTCAAGAAACAGTTGTCCCAGTTAAGCCAGGAAGTCAACACAAGGTATCCCTGAAGACCTAGAGGGAACAGAACCGAAATGCCCACTGAATGAAGTCTAGGGCCTTCAGCCTGACATGTGGCTCTCCTACAGCTTGGCCAAAGCTACCTTCCTGGCAGTTGGCTCTTCAGATGTGGGTCACCATCATTTCTAGAACATGCCTGAATATTTCTTACTGCTCCATCTTTGGTgaagctgttccttctgccagGCATTTCCTTCCCTTGCTTTGAATGCTGCAATCCCATCTCTAGGGCCAGATACTACCCTTCAGAAGGTtctgcctcctttttctttccctgtgcTCTACTTATCAAGAAGCTCCTACCCTGGCATTTTATGAGGCTTTATTTTGACCTTTGACGGTAGAGACTTTCTACCTTGACCTCAACTTATTGTATACAAAATGGCGTATAAACTAGAAGACATTTAGGGGGAAAGATGATGCTTTGATTGTATTCACAGCCCCTGTGAGCAGTTAACTGGCTATGTGCTAGGAACTGAGTTAAGTTCATGTCACAGAAACTCACCCTGCAAAACAAGAACCTTGTGGTTCTCGTTCCCAACTCCAGCTGAGACCAACTCACCTTTTCATGCTCAGAACACTGTGGAATGTGACGGATTCATCAAACACAGACAGCATATAAATCTCATCTATGATCACATGTAGGTTATACCTGTAGATTAGATGAAAGAAGAATAAGGTCTAGCTTATCTCTAGCCTTTTTTCTTAGCATGCTTTTTACAAGCATCTTTGTAATCTTAAGTCACGTCTTTTATAGTGTTCTCTGGACACAGATCATGTACTCCTACTGCCCCAGCAGCCCATTTGACCCTCCAAGGGGCATAGTAAGGTAGATGGGGTGGTACACCAGAAGGGACCCTTGGACCTAGCTTGGGGGTAATGAGAAGGAATAGGAACCAGAAGATACATTGAGAACATCTTGTCTAACCTTAGCTAACCATTCAACCATCAAGCAGAGACTATGGGAAGAGGTTGGgtagcccagataatttttaactGGTAGAGTCAGGAGCTCCTAACTGCTTATGTGCCTCATTCATTCTCCCAACAATTGTCACTACTGTCATCTccatttcagatgaagaaactaaggcggGCTGGGCCccgtggctcatggctgtaatcccagcactttgggaggccaaggcgggtggatcatgaggtcaggagttcaagaccagcctggacaacatggtgaaaccctgtctctactaaaaatacaaaacttagctgggtgtgttggtgcatgcctgcaattgtagtgactcaggaggctgaggcaggagaattgcttgaacctgggaggtggaggttgcagtgagctgagatcccgccacagcactctagcctgggtgacagagcatgactctgtctcaaaaaaaaaagaaaaagaaaaagaaaaaaaaagaaactaaggctcTTAGCTGTAAAGTCAATTAGCAGGTGCTATAGCTGGGAGGTGAACCCATTCTATCCAATTCTTGCCTACCCTCTCTAGCATTTTCCTCCTGACCCCATGCTGCACCATTCATTGTTCTGGGTTAGTCATGAAGTTTGACTAAGTCTGTTTCTTATGGAAAATGGAAGGTTATCTGCCTTAAGTAATAGGACTATTTCAGGACTCCAGAGAAAACTAAGGTtaacttgctctttttttttttttttttttttttttttttttttgagacggagtcttgctctgtagcccaggctggactgcagtggccggatctcagctcactgcaagctctgcctcccgggtttacaccattctcctgcctcagcctcccgagtagctgggactacaggcgcccgccacctcgcccggctagttttttgtatttttagtagagacggggtttcaccgtgttagccaggatggtctcgatctcctgacctcgtgatccgcccgtctcggcctcccaaagtgctgggattacaggcttgagccaccgcgcccggcctaacttgCTCTTAGAAAGGAACGTGAAGCTCTGTAGGAACACGTCTTCATCCCACAAGGTCTGAGAGTGTCTTCCTCGGCACTCTAGCCCAAGTGGCTTCTGAAATGGATGCTGGGAGAAAGTACTTAAGCTTAAGCAGAAAAgtaacaaattatatatttttaagtgacatatttgtcagaaaacaaaactatatttTGACTGTTATATAAATGTCAATACATAGGCTGAGGCTAGAAAGGAAATGGCAAAAAGTTTGAAGTGGTAAGTATGTGATtgcattttccttcattttaatttcagttaGTTTTATATAACTCTGCAAAGTATGGTATATAGTGAGAATATTTAGGGTAAattactttttgagacaaagtcttactctgttgcctaggctggagcacgatctcgcctcactgcaacctcctcctccccggctcaagcaattctcatgtctcagcctcccaagtagctgggactgtaggtgcccaccaccatgcctggctaattttgtatttttagtggagacaaggtttccccctgttggccaggctgttctcgaactcctgacctcaagtgatccactgcctcggcgtcccaaagtgctgggattacaggcatgtgccaccagatCTGGCTCTTGACTACTTGACTGTAAGTGACGGGAATCCTTTCAAGGAACATTACCTAGTCTCAAGGGGTGGAACTCATACCTCTTGGCAAATTCCAGGTATTTCATTAGCGAGTCTGGGGAGTAGATGTCACCCACAGGATTCTGAGGGTTGATTAGCACAAGGCCTCGGACCTTCTTCCCCTAAGAAAAACCCAAATATAACTGAGTGAATACAAGTCCTTTGCATCTACCCTAAATTCAAACAAGGATCTTTTACAGGTCAGGCACCCTAAAAGGCCTAGGTAGGGTCTTGAAGCAGCAACTACTCTACTGCCCAAAGAGGGGGAACAGGAAGGAAGTCTGGGGCTGCTATAACATCCCCATAGGACTCAGGGATCTAGAGGGACACACCCCTGGATCATTCACTGTCTCTTCCAACTAAGGACAGCCCACCAGGTCTTGGTGAACAAGCAGCACCAGAGTTTCAATACTCAAACCGCTTTCAGGACCAGCAGTGGCCATCCTAAAAATATGGTTCCCTCTTTACCTCAAACCTAGCTTCAAGCAGGGCTTCCTCTAACTTGTCCACAGTGAGCTGGAAAGGTTGGGTGTTTGTAACAGTGACCTGGAAGAGAAACATTATGTGAGAAGTGTCTCTTAAAGTCTAAGCCTTGATTCCTCATTCCCATAAGCCCCAGATTATCCTCTGCCTTCATACCAGAGTGCCAGTCCACGTGCCTTCTCCACCCCTACCCAACCACTTAGATGGGTAGAAAGCAAGCCCCTCTACCCCTTTAAGTGTCCCAAAACAGTCCATTGTCTAGGTGTATGGAGCAGGGAAGGGGCCCCAATCAGACCTCACTCTCCAGGTAGACAGGAATCAACTCAACCTTTGCATACAGGCGGGAGCTAAAGGCAAAGCCACCATAGAAGGGAGCAGGGACCAGGAAGGCCTCTGGAAATAGAGAGACAGAGCCATCATTTCAAAGTCTCCCAATCAGAGCCTGTTGCCAGGCTTCCCAAAATAGCAAAGctgttgaccaaaaaaaaaaaaaagtcagtttcacGATCCTTTCTACCTGGGGATTAATGTTCTTAGGTTCAGGTGCTATGAAAGTTATCCATTATTATAGACATCACTGGGGGAAACAAAACTCTAGTTTCTTCTTTGCAGGTATACTagagaagaagagggaagaataTCACTGAATAACTCAGAATCCAGGGCACAAGTTAAGCAAGGCTCACTAGCATATGGAGCAATGGCTATAAGGAAAGTCTCAACTGATCCAGGCCAAATATCAGAGGTCAAGGTCCATGTGCAAGGAGGGCTCCTTGTTTGGACCTGGGgatctcactttcttttcttcccatccATTTGGCCTTACTGATAAGTTAAGAGAAGCTCCTTTGCATGAAAGGGACTATCTTAACCACTTCTTTTGATGCATCCAGAGCTCTTTAACATTGGAGCCTCTTGCTTAAGCATTGTTACAGGGGAGGTTGAGAACAGTCCACTCAAC
Above is a genomic segment from Chlorocebus sabaeus isolate Y175 chromosome 1, mChlSab1.0.hap1, whole genome shotgun sequence containing:
- the ACCSL gene encoding probable inactive 1-aminocyclopropane-1-carboxylate synthase-like protein 2: MKSCFLSGARQPAEASKDTWSMSHWSDTLPVPSGQRRDQVPRGHSIYPQLLEITLHLRQAMREHFVQLTSRQGLSLEERRHTQAIREKEALLSCLICRMINLLQSEATSDLELQVPLPSEDSRGDVRYGQRAQLSGQPDPVPQLSDCEAAFVSRDLSNRGIDISVFYQSSFQDYNAYQKDKYHKDKNTLGFINLGTSENKLCMDLMTERLQERDMNCIEDALLQYPDWRGQPFLREEVARFLTYYCRASTQLDPENVVVLNGCCSVFSALAMVLCDPGEAFLVPAPFYGGFAFSSRLYAKVELIPVYLESEVTVTNTQPFQLTVDKLEEALLEARFEGKKVRGLVLINPQNPVGDIYSPDSLMKYLEFAKRYNLHVIIDEIYMLSVFDESVTFHSVLSMKSLPDRNRTHVIWGTSKDFGISGFRFGALYTHNKEVVSAVSAFGYLHSISGIAQHKLCQLLQNTEWIDKVYLPTNCYRLQEAHKYITAKLKALEIPFHNSSSGLYVWINLKKYLDPCTFEEERLLYCRFLDNKLLLSRGKAYMCKEPGWFCLIFADELPRLKLAMRRFCDVLQEQKEALIVKQLEDAMRE